The Candidatus Bathyarchaeota archaeon genome includes a region encoding these proteins:
- a CDS encoding 2-oxoacid:acceptor oxidoreductase family protein → DKDKVEHLLETKAKVFKIPATKTAAKLLKSRLYANVIMLGALTKITGIVKEEAVERAITDSVPETAIKANIRGFREGLKRAAK, encoded by the coding sequence TTGACAAAGATAAGGTAGAACACCTACTCGAAACAAAGGCAAAAGTTTTCAAAATTCCAGCGACAAAAACTGCTGCGAAGCTACTGAAATCAAGGCTTTATGCCAACGTCATCATGTTAGGAGCCTTAACTAAGATAACTGGCATTGTGAAAGAGGAGGCTGTTGAGAGGGCTATAACCGACAGCGTGCCTGAAACTGCAATAAAAGCAAACATTAGAGGCTTCAGAGAAGGCCTCAAACGTGCCGCTAAATGA